In Carassius auratus strain Wakin chromosome 41, ASM336829v1, whole genome shotgun sequence, the DNA window GGTCTGCCTCACTCTTTTATGATTTTGTGTTGTTATAGTTGTGTGAAAGGGTGTGTTGTTACACTCCATCACTATTATTTACACCCAAATTGGAGTGGTGAAGTCACAAGGACTCTTGAAACTCACTTCAGGCTCTCACAGGAAACACAGTGCAATTAAAAGTCCATTTAATGCAAAATCACAGGGAAAAGTCTTGTATTTTgtagaaaaacaaacatgtatACAACTATTTGTACAGTTCTCAGCTGATTCGTACGtgtatgacattattttatttaattattaacattCATATGAATGTGATGTGTATTTTGCAGGTGACATTTGGTAAGGTCTGCACCAGCGAGCAGTTTACAGAAACAGGAGAATGCTGCAGCATGTGTCCTGCGGGCACTGGTTTGGCAAAGAGCTGTGGTCAGGAAGACACCAAGTGTCAGCCGTGTCAGGATGGTGAGCGTTTTCAAAACATAATccaagttttcatttttaattttaataaatgcctAGCTTATagaatattgttgttttttcgtATTATTGGTCAAAATGACGACTTTAAATCTCTTCTAGATGTGTCGTTCTCAGACTCTGAGACTCTTTCAGCTTGTCGTCCTTGCGTCCGCTGCCCCGCCGGGATTCCTGAACTGGCACGCTGCACACCCACGCAGGACACCCAGTGTGACTGCGGTGACGGTTTCTTCCTGTGGCGGGATGTTAACGGCACAAGTGGGCTGTGTGCGGCCTGTGGCATGTGTGAACATGGAAGCGGAGTGGTTCGGGCTTGTGGGCCACTGGGAAACACCGTATGTGAGCGGTGCAAACCAGGGACTTACTCAAAGAAGAGGAGTGGAAGGAAACTCTGTGTGCCCTGCTCGCGCTGTAGTGATGACGACGAGGTGGAGATCAGACCCTGCCAGCCGGACTCTGACACCATCTGCATGGGTGAGTGTGACGCTCATTGAGTGTAAGTGAATTCTCTTGGGTGTATGATGGAGCAGCATACAACTGTAGTACGAGTTTatccaaaacaaaaccaaaatcttGATAAGGCTgtgatgtaattacatttttgcgCTGTTTGTTTCTAAAACACTCTGTTTATAATTGTACagttaaatattacaatagtaatatttcttatttcgTTTCATGGTTTTATtctgtaataataaaacattattattagtagtatttataGTCGTACtgttaaataatcaaaatattttggCCAAGTGATGCAGCCCTACAAACAACCTGGagctttttaaatgaatgaattaattaatgaaaatcacattttattataacTTTTGATTGTAGCTATTTATAGCTTTATTAAAGGGGTGAAATTTAAAAAGGAAACCTTAGTAATTCAGCTTAATCTTTTATTTCTTATGAAAACAGCTGTGAAGCTGTGGAATTtgaaaaatgataaatatttaaaatattttcaaaatttgtCTGTCAAATGAAAGTCATGTTGTCATGCCGTTCAGCCAATACAAAGAaagtttagatagatagatagatatagattatTATATACgattgcttttaaaacattttttaaataacaattaatgtGTACAATATTCAAGGTTTAAAGAGAAATTGTTCATAATATTTTACTCAGTTATTATAAGCTGGTTaaaaattgtatgttttaaaaacccagatgaataaaaagcatatatttattttgcagaacTTTTTGAACTACAGTTTGAAAAGAAGTTTCTGTATCATTTCTGTGTCTTGGGCCCTTTTCTCTGTCTTTGATTTGACACACCTGTTAGTAAATATGGTTTGCAGTTCCAAACACTGACTGTGTGAACGTAACCCGAGATGCGTGTGTGTCTTGGATGAAGTTTGTGCCAAgctatatataataacatttatgcatctgtgtgtgtgtgtatggttagATTGTTAACATGTGGCAGACACCTGTGATCAGTCTCGCTTTGACTCCAAATGTTCTTCTTATTCTTCAGTGAGCTTAGCAACAATCCAGTCATGATCAGATTAAGAAAATAAACACTTTACATAGATTTTGTCTAATCTCTAAACTATCGAAAGTGCCACTTCTTTTATAGATTTGCCCTGAGGTGTGTTAAATGGGTTTGAAGGTTAACCAGCTGGCTAGTAGCTCACATCCCGCGTCGCCCTCTGTTCACCAGTTAGAGCACTCGACCTGCTGACCTTAGGTCAGGGCAGTCACACGAGTGTTTGATGCACACAGGCAGCCTGtggggtgtgtgagagagtgagtggacAAAAGAATGCACGCATCTGTGTGATAGTGTGTGTGGGGTGGTCTGCGTGATCTATTTCAGGATGGAGGGTGGGGGGTGAATCCTCTTGACCATTCCACACTGTTCAACATTTCGATCTGGCATTTAGTCTGTCAGCTGTTCCTGCGCCCACTGATGATGTGTTAATCAGACTCACAGCAGATGTGTGTCAGATGTGGGTTTCATGTGAAGGCTAAAGAgagcatttcctttttttttttgcagtctagGTGTTTAAGTGCTTCAGGGTGTACTTGAGTATGCTTCATATGTCTAGTCAGAACTAATGTATGTCTAATGAGTTTGAATTTATAAAGCacaactacatatatatatatatatatatatatatagagagagagagagagagagagagagagagagagagagagagagagataaagttAGAGATaaacttttttgaagctttgattgtgtttacagtgtacaatataacgtgttcatgtttcgcgtgtaaaaaatacacagtatttttcacactattcacctatctgtataccactgttttcactatcataaaacgggctgatgtcttcccttgttctatgaagtccctccttcagaaatacgtaacgagttctgattgtgccagcggttcctgtgttgtgattcgacagcagctgagcgcacgcggccctcctggaaatgtgattgggctagttttgagaagcaagtgtgcaggatttgttttgaaaacctggcaatcctgatctgaaccatagactgtaaaagaaggcacgtgctggagatgtacttataatcacaggattagcattcgatttttttgcacagccctaccatctagttaaaaaagctaaacagcattgccctttgtgtaataagttacagaaactgttaaacgcaccaacttaaataataaaagcgCAACAAAACCACtgccccttttttgtgtattcctgtgggcgtaggttagtcaaaaaacggttttagtgatgtcattactgctggagctagagggatgtagtccaaaatgggtcgttcgttgtaggcgaattctgttaaataaaatatctcgcttggcgttgaactttgagctttagaattttacagatattatttatactctaagaACAACATTACACAcgaactaaagtttgaaacatgggatcacgaagaacgggagctttaaatgtttataaaggCAGTTAAAAATGAGCAATTCTgttacttttaaaacaattttgcaGTAAAAGACCTCAATGTCCTGGTCCCCCCATCTGGTTCTGAACACCCCCGATGGCCGTCTCTGAATGAGGAAACCGAAAGCAGTCCATCACCAGGGTCTGAATCCCCCCGACTCACTCCACAGGACCAAGGggctaacaacaacaacaacatccttGTCTACGTGTCTGTACTGGCTGCCGTGGTGCTCGGCCTCCTGCTCTACGTCGCCTACAAATGGTGAGATCCTGCAGCCGTTTAAAGAAGAAATATATGATTTAAGAGATTCTACACTTGATTTGCAGACAACATAATGCCATAATGTTTCTGTCAAGGGAATATTATTCttgttgtttattatttgatGTGATGTCCAGCTGGAAGTCATGTCAGCAGAAGCAGGCTCTTATGAAAGCACGGGTTGGCGAGCTGAATAATGTCGGGGAAGGAGAGAAATTACACAGCGACAGTGGCGTGTTCCTGGACTCTCACAGCCTTCAGGAAAGCCAGCCTAGCAAAGGTTTGAGAGAACGGCTTAAACACAGATACCATGTCTGGGGCTGGGAATCCATACAGATTTAACAATCATAAGAGTCATTTCTACTATTCTTTTATCTTTTTGAACTGTTCATTTAAAGAACCATCTCATACGCATCATTTGTACCATTCATTCATCATATTTAACTGTCATATGAgtcaattgttttattaatttgtcttttttaacTGTTTGTTAAAAGTACcgattcataagagtcatttgtacTATTCATCATCTTTTTGAGCTGGTCATTAAAAGAAATGCCAATCTTTTTTAACTGTTCATTAAAATaactggctcataagagtcatgtgttccattcattcatatttttgaacCGTTCATTGAAAGAACTGGCTCAAAAGAGTCATGTgt includes these proteins:
- the LOC113060208 gene encoding tumor necrosis factor receptor superfamily member 16-like, encoding MKRATAALQLCLCILAVKVTFGKVCTSEQFTETGECCSMCPAGTGLAKSCGQEDTKCQPCQDDVSFSDSETLSACRPCVRCPAGIPELARCTPTQDTQCDCGDGFFLWRDVNGTSGLCAACGMCEHGSGVVRACGPLGNTVCERCKPGTYSKKRSGRKLCVPCSRCSDDDEVEIRPCQPDSDTICMVKDLNVLVPPSGSEHPRWPSLNEETESSPSPGSESPRLTPQDQGANNNNNILVYVSVLAAVVLGLLLYVAYKCWKSCQQKQALMKARVGELNNVGEGEKLHSDSGVFLDSHSLQESQPSKGSKRDSKQDTRLYVNLPPHRKDAVEGLLTEGDNRSWRQLAVALGYEQDRVDVFGRGQDPIHTLLTDWAQKEGSTLGLLCSALTRIERPDIISALTAPSQGVSVV